A window of the Oncorhynchus mykiss isolate Arlee chromosome 15, USDA_OmykA_1.1, whole genome shotgun sequence genome harbors these coding sequences:
- the LOC110491892 gene encoding beta-2-microglobulin-like, translating into MKTVLSVVAFCVVLVTINAKESPPMVKVYSRNPGEYGKDNTLICHVSGFHPPDISIQLLKNGVEIPDAKQTDLAFEQGWQFHLTKSVGFTPASGEEYTCRVRHLKNLKTYTWESDM; encoded by the exons ATGAAAACGGTTTTGTCCGTAGTTGCATTCTGCGTCGTGTTGGTAACCATAAACGCAAAAGAAT ctCCCCCCATGGTGAAGGTGTACAGCCGTAACCCAGGGGAATATGGGAAGGACAACACCCTGATCTGTCACGTGAGTGGCTTCCACCCCCCTGACATCAGCATCCAGCTCCTGAAGAACGGCGTGGAGATCCCCGACGCCAAGCAGACAGACCTGGCCTTCGAACAGGGATGGCAGTTCCACCTCACCAAGAGTGTTGGATTCACACCAGCCAGCGGAGAGGAGTATACCTGCAGAGTCCGCCACCTGAAGAATCTGAAGAcctacacctggg AATCAGATATGTAA
- the LOC118938855 gene encoding protein FAM111A-like — translation MESRREDSQQKTFPEELDLMKQEFGKIRQKFSEVHRVKKLIKLGASVCQVIVEGVQGVLGTGFVLFDNYILTNAHLFGENVRENIQLLVDVSVKFNFENPNGSDVNVFRAKTLLIDFQYGHQGKHYIDYAILELDPQNKKQRQKVPPGLLREYGPVPACGGACLIGHPGGLVKQMEPTSIIGSEIREEAANKYKREKGHAIFTINDALEKEKKRYEEVMQENKDDFVTYNTSFFHGSSGSPVFDDLGRVFGIHTGGFEYEDKRTQSKQSVLEYALPLLPILRNFVIRLEEDNNQAVLKRVKEEVQENVFLNEALFTTDGDEPMDMS, via the coding sequence ATGGAAAGTAGGAGGGAGGACAGCCAACAGAAGACATTTCCTGAAGAGTTGGATCTCATGAAGCAGGAATTCGGGAAAATCAGACAAAAGTTCTCTGAGGTTCACAGAGTGAAGAAATTGATTAAACTTGGTGCCTCCGTTTGTCAGGTGATTGTTGAAGGTGTTCAGGGTGTTCTGGGGACAGGCTTCGTGCTGTTTGACAACTACATCCTAACAAATGCACATTTGTTTGGTGAAAATGTAAGAGAAAACATACAGTTGTTAGTCGATGTATCTGTAAAGTTCAACTTTGAAAATCCAAATGGATCCGATGTGAACGTATTCAGAGCAAAAACCCTGCTGATCGACTTTCAATATGGACATCAGGGAAAACATTATATCGACTATGCCATACTGGAGCTGGATCCTCAGAATAAGAAACAACGGCAAAAGGTTCCTCCTGGTCTCCTCCGTGAATATGGCCCAGTCCCAGCATGCGGTGGGGCCTGCCTCATTGGACACCCAGGTGGACTGGTGAAACAAATGGAACCCACCTCCATCATTGGCAGTGAGATAAGAGAGGAGGCTGCGAATAAATATAAACGGGAAAAGGGACATGCAATCTTCACAATAAACGATGCCCTTGAAAAAGAGAAAAAGCGTTACGAGGAAGTGATGCAGGAGAACAAGGACGACTTTGTGACCTACAACACCTCCTTCTTCCATGGATCTTCTGGCTCGCCAGTCTTCGATGACCTTGGTCGAGTGTTTGGCATACATACTGGTGGCTTTGAATATGAGGATAAGCGCACTCAGAGCAAACAGAGTGTGTTAGAGTACGCCCTCCCTCTGCTCCCCATATTACGGAACTTTGTCATCCGTTTGGAGGAGGACAACAATCAGGCAGTTTTGAAAAGAGTTAAGGAAGAGGTACAGGAAAACGTCTTCCTGAATGAGGCTCTTTTCACGACAGATGGTGATGAGCCTATGGATATGTCGTAG